One Candidatus Hinthialibacter antarcticus genomic window carries:
- a CDS encoding aminotransferase class I/II-fold pyridoxal phosphate-dependent enzyme, with amino-acid sequence MVKLAQRTTRIDSSGIRKVFALAADLKDPVNLSIGQPHFDVEDIVKDAAIDAIRDGKNSYTLTAGIPPLREKIKQSYTERNWPDLGDVMITSGVSGGILLSLMALLDEGDEIILPDPFFVMYKHLVNFIGAKPVYLDTYPDFQMHPDKVASLVTPRTKAILLNSPGNPTGVVYSEEVVKGIIDVAQKQDLVLISDEIYESFLYDGDLVSPGALYPNTLVLGGFSKSAAMTGWRMGWAYGPSDLIGAMLNIQMYSFVCAPSIAQHACLKAFDLDMAPRCDEYRGKRERIYNGLKDHFNVVKPGGAFYIFPEAPGGDGDAFVKKAIENNLLIVPGSVFSERKTHFRISYAAEDTTIDKGIEILQRLAGEY; translated from the coding sequence ATGGTTAAACTGGCGCAACGCACGACCCGCATTGATTCTTCCGGCATTCGTAAAGTCTTCGCCCTGGCGGCGGACCTGAAAGACCCCGTGAACTTGTCGATCGGGCAGCCGCATTTCGATGTGGAAGACATCGTCAAAGACGCCGCGATTGACGCGATTCGCGACGGCAAAAACAGCTACACCCTGACGGCGGGCATCCCCCCGTTGCGAGAGAAAATCAAGCAATCTTATACGGAGCGCAACTGGCCCGACCTGGGCGACGTGATGATTACCTCTGGCGTTTCGGGCGGCATTCTGCTCTCGCTGATGGCGCTGCTGGATGAAGGCGACGAGATCATTTTGCCGGACCCGTTTTTTGTGATGTACAAACACCTGGTCAATTTCATCGGCGCCAAGCCGGTGTATCTCGATACCTATCCTGATTTTCAGATGCACCCCGACAAAGTCGCGTCGCTGGTTACGCCGCGCACCAAGGCGATTCTGCTCAACAGCCCTGGCAACCCGACAGGCGTTGTTTATTCAGAAGAGGTGGTGAAGGGAATCATCGACGTCGCGCAAAAACAGGACCTGGTTTTGATCTCGGATGAGATATACGAATCGTTTCTCTATGACGGCGATTTGGTTTCGCCGGGCGCGTTATATCCAAACACGCTGGTGTTGGGCGGCTTTTCGAAATCCGCCGCGATGACCGGCTGGCGCATGGGTTGGGCGTACGGCCCGAGCGACCTGATTGGCGCGATGCTCAACATTCAGATGTATTCGTTCGTGTGCGCGCCCAGCATTGCACAGCACGCTTGCCTCAAAGCCTTCGACCTCGATATGGCGCCGCGCTGCGATGAATACCGGGGCAAGCGCGAACGCATTTATAACGGACTCAAAGACCACTTCAACGTGGTGAAGCCGGGCGGGGCGTTTTATATTTTCCCTGAGGCGCCGGGCGGAGACGGCGACGCCTTTGTCAAGAAAGCGATTGAGAACAATTTGCTGATTGTGCCTGGCAGCGTGTTCTCTGAGCGAAAGACGCACTTCCGTATTTCGTACGCCGCCGAAGACACGACCATCGACAAGGGGATCGAAATTCTGCAACGCCTGGCGGGGGAGTATTAA
- a CDS encoding cobalamin-independent methionine synthase II family protein, with the protein MASNIKTTVVGSYPAPNWLLGQTSKLILKDAIMVVFKTQELAGVDLIGDGELNRFDPSHPETNGMIDYFVRPMSGVKTKYALSDIDRFRADAGMEYRSEPAGVVESAIGEGTLNLRSDYEFIRPLTTAPLKFTCTGPHMLAKVLVDNHYGGKPALALEIAKILKAQLASINADVIQIDEANIPGHPEDAPWAAEALNIVFEGIKQTKALHICFGNYGGQTIQRGQWKNLTDFINLLNVDFLVLEFARRGYDELAALNDIKEEIGLGVGVIDIKDNEVESPDQIAKRIETIVDACGEGRLKYIHPDCGFWMLQRNVADRKMRALVEGRNLYEGSH; encoded by the coding sequence ATGGCAAGTAATATCAAAACCACCGTGGTCGGAAGTTATCCCGCGCCCAATTGGCTGTTGGGTCAGACCTCTAAACTCATTTTAAAAGACGCCATCATGGTCGTCTTCAAAACCCAGGAACTCGCAGGCGTCGACCTAATCGGCGACGGCGAACTCAACCGCTTCGACCCCAGCCACCCCGAAACCAACGGCATGATCGACTATTTCGTCCGCCCCATGAGCGGCGTTAAGACAAAGTACGCGCTGTCTGACATTGACCGCTTTCGCGCAGACGCCGGCATGGAATACCGTTCCGAACCCGCCGGCGTGGTCGAAAGCGCTATCGGCGAGGGCACGCTCAACCTGCGTTCTGATTATGAATTTATCCGCCCGCTGACCACGGCGCCGCTCAAGTTTACCTGCACCGGCCCGCACATGCTCGCCAAAGTGCTGGTTGACAACCACTACGGCGGCAAGCCTGCGCTCGCGCTCGAAATCGCCAAAATCCTCAAAGCCCAACTCGCCAGCATCAACGCCGACGTGATCCAAATTGACGAAGCCAACATTCCCGGCCACCCCGAAGACGCGCCCTGGGCGGCGGAAGCGCTCAACATCGTGTTTGAAGGAATCAAACAAACCAAGGCGCTGCATATTTGCTTTGGAAACTACGGCGGACAGACCATCCAGCGCGGGCAATGGAAAAACCTCACCGACTTCATTAACCTGCTGAACGTCGATTTTCTGGTGTTGGAATTTGCGCGGCGCGGTTATGACGAACTGGCGGCGCTGAATGACATTAAAGAGGAGATCGGCCTGGGCGTCGGCGTCATCGACATCAAAGACAACGAAGTCGAGTCGCCCGACCAGATCGCAAAACGCATCGAAACCATCGTCGACGCCTGCGGCGAGGGACGCTTAAAATACATCCATCCCGACTGCGGCTTCTGGATGCTGCAACGCAACGTCGCCGACCGCAAAATGCGCGCCCTGGTCGAAGGCCGCAACCTATACGAGGGATCGCATTAG